From Shewanella acanthi:
TAATTTTTTTACAAACTAGGTTGGAAAAGTTAGCAAAATCGCTTCTAATAGTCATCTGCAAACTCCAAGTTTAGTCAGCTATCTGAGAAGGATGTTTTTCATGGCAAACACATTAGAGCAACTCAAGTCGTATACTACCATTGTGGCGGATACCGGTGACATCGAGGCAATTAAACGTTACCAACCTGAAGACGCAACTACAAACCCCTCTCTTATTCTAAAAGCCGCTCAAATACCTGAATACAGTCCTCTTATTGATGATGCTATCGCATGGGCAAAAGTACAAAGCACCGATCTTGCTCAACAAATCGACGATGCCAGCGATAAGCTAGCGGTAAACATTGGCGTTGAAATACTTAAACTGGTTCCTGGCCGTATCTCAACTGAAGTAGATGCGCGTTTGTCCTTCGATAAAGAAAAATCGATAGCTAAGGCTCATAAACTGGTGCGTCTATACCAAGAAGCTGGCATTGATAAATCTCGCATCCTGATCAAACTTGCTTCCACCTGGGAAGGTATTTGTGCAGCTAAAGAATTAGAGCAAGAAGGCATTAACTGTAATTTAACGCTACTGTTCAGCTTCGCCCAAGCACGTGCCTGTGCTGAAGCCGGAGTGTATTTAATTTCGCCATTTGTTGGCCGCATTTTAGATTGGTACAAAAAAGATACAGGCAAAGATTATGATGCCGTAAATGACCCAGGTGTTGTTTCTGTGACTGAGATTTACAACTACTACAAACAACACGGCTACAACACCGTTGTAATGGGTGCAAGTTTCCGTAACATTGGTGAAATCATCGAATTGGCCGGCTGCGACCGCTTAACAATCGGCCCTTCATTATTAGAAGAATTAGCCAATTCACAAGTGGCAATTCAAGCTAAGCTGACACCAGCAACGACAACTGTTGCTCCAACAGCACCATTAACAGAAGCACAATTCCGTTGGGACTTTAACCAAGATGCAATGGCAGTAGACAAACTGGCAGAAGGGATTCGCAACTTTGCCATCGACCAAGGTAAACTTGAAGTCATGCTCCAAGCAAAATTGGCAAACTAAGCATCTGCGGAGACAGTTGGATGACACACTTGACCCAAAGTAAAACGTGGCAAGCATTATCTGCCCATAGCCACAAGATCCCGCATATGCGGGAGTTATTTGCGAGTGATCCGGCTCGCTTTAACACTATGTCGTTATCGGCTTGTGGATTGTTTTTAGATTATTCCAAAAATAGAGCCACGGCAGAAACCCTTGAGTTGCTCCAAACCTTAGCGAATGAGGTTTCACTCAAAGATAAAATTAAAGCGATGTTTACTGGTGAGATTATTAATACCACTGAAAAACGCGCTGTTTTGCATACCGCTTTACGCAGCACTACTGAGCAATCAATCGTCGCTGAGGGTCAAGATATTGTTCCAGAAGTTCATCAAACGCTGGAAAAAATGCAGCAGTTTGTTACAGCAGTTAGCTCAGGACAATGGAAAGGTTATACCGGTAAAGCTATTACCGATATCGTCAGTATTGGGATTGGCGGCTCTTTCCTCGGCCCTAAAATTGTTTCCCAGGCTTTGCGTCCTTACTGGAATACCGGCTTAAATTGTCATTTTGTGGCAAACGTTGATGGCACCTCCATTAGCGAAAAGTTAAAACCACTCGATCCTGAAACCACCTTATTTATTATGTCTTCCAAGTCATTTGGCACCCAAGAGACATTAACTAACACCCTTACAGCAAAGGCATGGTTTTTAGCCAAAGGTGGCAGCCAATCAGATGTTGCGAAACATTTTGTGGCAGTCACCTCAAACGTGGCGAAGGCCACTGAATTTGGCATAGATGCCAAAAACATTTTCCCAATGTGGGACTGGGTTGGCGGTCGTTATTCCCTGTGGTCAGCAATTGGTTTACCAATTGCGTTACTGATTGGCATGGATAACTTCAAGGCGCTACTCAAAGGTGCGCAACAAATGGATAAGCACTTTGCCGAGGCGCCTTTGACAGAAAATATGCCTGTCATCATGGGAATGCTGTCCCTTTGGTATGGTAATTTCTTTAATGCCCAATCCCATGTCGTGCTGACCTATGATCATTATCTACGTGGCTTACCCGCTTACTTCCAGCAACTCGATATGGAAAGTAACGGTAAATCAGTCACATTAAATGGTACTGATGTGGATTTCAGCACAGGTCCTGTTATTTGGGGTGGAGAAGGCACTAACGGCCAGCACGCCTACCACCAGCTGTTGCACCAAGGCACAGCACTTATTCCCGCCGATTTTATTATGCCATTACAAAGTCATAATCCTATTGGTGAACACCATGACCAGCTCGCATCAAATTGCTTTGGCCAAACACAGGCTTTAATGCAGGGCAGAACGCTCGATGAAGCAATGGCTGAACTGACCAAAAGTTCACTGAGCGACGATGAAAAGCTGCTTATCGCCAAACATAAAGTGATGCCAGGAAATAAGCCAAGCAACACGCTGTTAATGGACAAATTAACACCAGAGACCTTAGGTGCGTTGATTGCCCTTTATGAGCATAGAACCTTCGTTCAGGGCGCCATTTGGGATATCAACTCCTTCGACCAATGGGGCGTAGAACTCGGTAAGAGTTTAGGTAATGATATTTTGGCAAGGATCGGCGCTGCGCAAAATTCAGATGCGCTTGATGCTTCAAGTAATGGATTAATTAACCTGTATCGACAGGGCAAAATCTAACCACTTAAAAAGCCAGCGAAAGCTGGCTTTTTTATTTTTACTAAACTGATTTTATTGCGTAAAAACGCATACATCATCATCGGCAAGCCCCAAGCAATCATTCAAACTTCATCTTAAGTTAACAAGTTTGAAACATAATTCTTGCACCCTGTTTTGAAAATATGTTATTTAATCGCTGACAAAACATACAACAACAGGAGGTTGCCATGGATCGACTAGATTATGGTTGTGCGCTAGATGAAGTCGTAGAAAGACCCGATCGCTCGCGAGGCTCCAATAAAAAGCGTAAGTGGCGAGAGATTGAAGCGTTAAAGGATAAACATCGTTTGCTCAAAGAACTTCAAGAAATTGATAACAATTTTGAGTACGATATCGACGCAATCCAGTTGTAAGTCGCTGTTAAGATTAACAGCAAACAGAAAAAGCGCCCTAGGCGCTTTTTTCGCAATGACAGCAGAGCATAGGACGTTAACTCGGCTCTGCATTCCTTAAGTAAGAACGTAATTCATCAAAGGCCTGCTGTTCACGGTCCAAAAACAGGGGATCGTCGATTAATGAATCCTGACACTGCCGTTCAATAACCTGCCAGTCTTCTTCAGTTAGATTTTTCGCTAAGAGTGGAAAGATATCTCGCTCTTCCATCTGCATATGCTTTTCTTGTAATTCAACATACTCCGCAAAATCTGCAATTAATTTTTCACGTGCGACAACAATGTCATTAAGGATCAAATTAAGCGTATGCATTAAAGCGCTAGAGGCTGCGGTCACCACTTCATGCTCTTCACTCAGCTTATCGATGCTGTTATTGGCTTTATGGGCTAAATAATATGCATAGATGATATCTTCTACAGGATGATGGCTACGCTCAGCATATCCTTGCATATATTCAACAATATCTCGTACCACAACAAAATTGATTGCCTCACCTTCAGACAACCTCATTTGTTTGTTTTTCAAGACATTTAATAGCACCGCTATATGTTTATGATCATGCATGAGTCTCTTCAGCATAACACCTCCTGAAATAGGGCTTTGACTATTGATACTAGTCAAGTCAATTATCAAACTCCAATATAACAGGCGAATTGCCGTTCACTTTATGACGACGATCAATTAATTAACATTACATACCTTAAATAATGACAACCACTTTCAATAATGTGTTCGGCCGCACATTTGAGCCTCAAAAAGCAGGCATTACCTCATTGATTACTGCGGCTGCTGTTGCCGCTGCAACTGTAATAATTTGAACCTAGCGCGTTGCTCAGCAAACTCTCGAGTAACTTGCCCCCCTTGCGCAGCTAATGCGGGATAATGCTTTAACAATTTTTGTTCGAGAGCTAATGCCTGCTGAGATTGATGCTCATTAAGCAGTTTCTGCAACTGCGCCAATGATTCAGAAAGCGGTAATCTTTCTTCCGCTAACAACGGTCTAACTGCGTCTGTAAGTTCACCTTTTGCCAACTCAGCGGTCGAAGTCGCAGGGCTTATCGAATTCATGCGAGGCTCTGTATTACTGAGTTCCTGCTCTACCCGGACGGCATCTGCACGCTGAGCTGACTGAGCCAATTTGGGTTGCTCTGGACTGCCATTAATCCTCGCGGCTGAGGCTAATACCGGTACCACCTCATCCATGCTCTGAGTTGGTGTCATCACTAAAGCATCTTCAAATTGCCATGGATTTATCAACACTAAACCGAAGATAATTAACAATGATGCTGCACTTGATAGACCCCAGGATACTTTGCGCCAAGATTTTTTGGGCGGCAGTTTAAGCTCTGTGACATTAGAATCCGCCAGCTGAGTCTGGGATAGTTGCAATATATCTGCATCCAGCTTTTCGGTGGGTATTTCAAGCGCTTGGCTGCGATACCAAAGTGACACCTGCTGATACAGTGCGTCTTCATTTTCACTATTGGCATTATTCATGTCCCGCCTCCCGCCATTTAGCATCAACGCAGTTTTTTAAGCTTTGATAGGCGTAACGAATCCGACTCTTGGTTGCCTCTAGCGTAACGCCTGCGATGTCACTAATGATCAGTGCGGTAAAACCCATTTCAATATTCAAAATAAAGGCTTCTTTTTGTACATGGGGTAACAGGCTGATACAAGATTTTAGCAACATGCTTTTCTGGTTTTCTTCCCAAACAACATCAGGTTTATCAACCACCTCTGCAGCCAACGCATCCATTTCCACGTCGTCAAGACCCACAGCTTCAACGGGTTTTACCGCCCTGACATGGTCTATGAGCAAGTTATGGGCGATGCGATACACCCAAGTCGTAAATTTGGCACTAGGTTCGTAGTTGGCAGCAGCACGGATCACCCTACTCCACGTTTCCTGATATAAATCTTCAGCTAACTGTTTATCCGCTAGCTGACGAACAAAATACCGATACAGCGCGCCTTTATGTTTGAGATAGAGCATTTCAAAAGCCTTAGCATCACCTTTCGCATAAAGCTGCATTAGCTGCTCATCAGTTTGCTCTTGGGCTTTTAAGTGCGACATCGCTAGAGCCATAACATCTCCCAATCTGAAACACGATTCTTACGCTGGACGGATATCCAGTTTTAACCCTGTATATCGAATGTGGTACTCGCTGTATAAAACCAGCCATATTGACGTTGCGAGCTTTGAACATCCCCCGCTTGAAACTCCGATTCTAGCGCGTGCGAGTTAAAGCAACATAAATCCGCTAATTGCCTTAGCTTAGTATAATCAACCCAATGCAACAGGTAGACTCAAGTGAAACCTTTATCCCCATGAATCTGTGTCGTTCAGCTTGATCACCTAGATGAATCACAGTCCTTTGCCACTTGTATCACAACGATTGTTCAGATAACTGACTACAATCAATTTATCTATAGCAGGCAATGGATTAGCTTGTGTCACACTCACCTCATTTATTTTCATTACGAATTGCCCACGCCCTGAGCGATGCCTGCGCACAGGAACGCTACACCCTGACACGCTTAGGCCAAGATGTACTGGCAGGAATAACCGTAGGAATCATTGCGATTCCCCTTGCAATGGCGCTCGCTATCGCCAGCGGTGTGGCACCACAGCATGGATTATATACCGCAATAGTTGCAGGGTTTATTATCGCGATGACAGGCGGGTCACGCTATAGCGTATCAGGCCCAACCGCTGCCTTTGTCGTACTCCTGTACCCTATAGCGCAACAATTTGGTCTTGCAGGGCTACTACTCGCCACCATAATGTCGGGAATCATACTGGTTGCCATGGCGATGCTGCGCCTCGGCCGTTTGATTTTATATATCCCTGAATCTGTTACCTTAGGCTTTACGGCAGGGATTGGTGTCGTAATAGCCACGCTACAGTTAAAGGACTTCTTTGGCCTGAAGATAGAACACATGCCGGAGCAATACTTCAGTAAACTCATGGCACTCGCTCAAGCACTGCCTTCGTTATCTTTTCCTAGCCTACTGGTCGCTGCGATAACCTTGAGCGTTATGCTACTGTGGCCAAAATTAAAAATTCCAGTGCCCGCACACTTGCCAGCAATTGCTATCGGCAGTGTTTTAGCATTAATGCTCAATGCCGTGGGCGCTGACATAGAAACAATAGGGACTCGCTTTCACTACACCCTACTTGACGGTAGCATTGCCTCAGGAATTCCCTCCCAGTTTCCCCATTTCGACTGGCCTTGGTTGCAGACAGGTGCTAACAACCAGCCCTTTGTATTTAACCTTGTCACCTTCCAAGCCCTACTCCCCGCAGCCTTTGCCATTGCCATGCTTGGGGCTATCGAATCCCTGCTGTGTGCAGTCGTTCTCGATGGTATGACAGGTAAACGCCATAGCGCCAATAGCGAGCTTTTAGGTCAAGGTATTGGCAATATCATCACCCCCTTTTTTGGCGGTATTCCCGCTACCGCCGCCATTGCAAGGAGCGCTGCCAATGTCAAAGCCGGCGCACAAAGCCCTATCGCGGCGATGACCCACGCACTGGTGGTATTAATAGCCCTAGTTGCACTCGCTAACATACTAGCCTATCTCCCCATGTCAGCGATGGCTGCGCTATTACTGGTCGTGGCGTGGAACATGAGCGAAGCGCCTAAGGCGCTGCATTTAGTCAAAACCGCCCCCGTCAGCGATGTGTTAGTGTTTTTCAGCTGTTTTTCACTCACCGTCATTTTCGACATGGTGATTGCCATTAGTGCAGGCATCATTCTTTCTGCATTGTTATTTATGAAGGAAATTGCCGAGATGACCAAACTCTATGACATCAGCAGCAATAAACGCTATGTCGACCAAGTGTTACCTGAGGATTGGGTGGTTATCAAAATCAATGGCCCACTGTTTTTTGCCGCAGCCGAGCGAATTTTTGCCGAAATTGCGAGCATGACTCAAGATAAACAGGTAATAGTGCTTTACCTCGATGGGGTATCAATTTTGGATGCAGGAGGCCTTGCGGCACTTAACAAGCTGATTGACCGATGTAAAAAGAACCACACTAAGTTAATTGTAGCCGATCTGCAGTTCCAACCGATTCGCACCTTAGCAAGGGCAAAAATCCAACCTATTGAGGGTGTACTTAAGTTTTATCCCACATTAAGGGAGGCGCTTACCGAGGCGCCACCAGCAAACCCAGAAATACTCTCCGAGCATTAATCGCCAATACCTTAATAAAAAACACCTCAGAAGCCGGACAATCTGCATCATTTAGTCTTAAACCATGAACACTCTATCCGCCCTAAAGACGCATTTTGGCATGCAAAAAGCGTCAGAAATCCTCCTTTATCATGCTATTATTCTGCGCCATGATGCCAAGCCCCTAAAAGCTTATCCGAGCATCGACTGTACCCAGGCCAGATACATGGCCAATATATAACTAAAATTAGTGAGTTAAGGAGTTATCATGCAAGCCCTTGTTGCTGTTGTTATGGGTTCGAAGAGCGATTGGCCGACAATGGAAGCCGCTGCTGAGATCATGGATAAACTACAAGTGCCTTATCATGTTGAAGTGGTTTCAGCCCACAGAACACCAGATAAACTGATGGAGTTTGCAGCCTCTGCCGCTGACCGTGGTTTTAAAATTATTATTGGTGGTGCGGGTGGTGCAGCACATTTACCCGGCATGATTGCTTCAAAAACTCGCTTACCTGTTTTAGGTGTACCCGTTCAGAGCAAAGCGTTATCTGGCATGGACAGCTTGCTATCTATCGTTCAAATGCCAAAGGGCATTGCGGTTGGCACACTCGCCATTGGTACTGCAGGAGCCTTTAACGCGGGTCTTTTAGCCTGTCAAATTCTCGCCAATAACGACGCCGAATTAGCGACACGCCTTGAAGCCTTTAGGGAAGAACAAACCCGCGCCGTTCTGGAAAATCCGGACCCGAGGGAAGCCTAATGACTCCATCAAATACAAAACCTAAAGTTTGGGTATTAGGTAACGGCCAACTAGGAGCCATGCTCACCCATGCGGGTGAACCGCTCGCAATCGATGTTCGTACCGTAGATATTATGACACCAACCGATGATATTCTGCCCCTCGCACCGCATGACATCATCACCGCCGAACGTGAACAGTGGCCAGAATCGGCCTTAAGTTTACAACTCAGTACTCACCCGCACTTTGTTAATGGTCCAGTATTTGGCCGTCTGGCCGACCGCTACACCCAAAAAAGCTTACTCGACCAAATCCAAGTACCAACCGCACCTTGGACATTAGTTGACGACCAAACTCAGGTTGAAAAACTGTATCAAGATTTCGGTCCGCGCGTATTAATGAAGCGCCGCACCGGCGGCTACGATGGCAAAGGTCAACATTGGCTAAAACAAGCCGAAGCTGGCGAAATCCCAAGTGATTGGCGTAATCTAGCCATTGCTGAACAAGCTATTAATTTTGATGAAGAAGTGTCTCTTGTGGGCGTACGCACCCGTGAAGGCAAATGTGTGTTTTATCCATTAACACTGAATCTTCATCAAGACGGTATTTTGATGGCATCGATTTCACCGCTGTCCCGCTTGAGCCACTTGCAATCTCAGGCTGAAGGCATGCTCAGTGCCATTATGCATGAACTGGAATATGTTGGCGTAATGGCGATGGAGTGCTTCCGTGTTGGCGATAATCTACTGGTCAATGAGTTAGCACCGAGGGTTCACAACTCTGGTCATTGGACGCAAGCTGGCACCCACATGGATCAGTTCCAGCTGCACCTGCGTGCATTGTGTGATATCGTAATTCCGCAGCCTCAGGTTAACTTCCAATGCGTGATGGTGAATCTGATTGGTATCGAAAACGACCCACGCTGGTTAAGCCTGCCTAACGCCGAGCTTTATTGGTACAACAAAGAAGTGCGTCCAGGCCGTAAGGTTGGCCACTTGAACCTGTCTGTGCTCAATCGTGAAGTGTTAATCGAGAGTATTGAAGCGCTTAAAGAGTGGATGCCAAGCCAATATCAAGCGCCACTGGCTTGGATTCTGGCTGAGTTTGATAAAGCCTAATATAGCTACTCAATAATCTGCTCAATATCGGTTTCAAAGATGAAGCCAAACAATTAGGGGATCGCTAAGATCCCCTTTTATTTCTGCCTAAAATTTCCAAGGCACCGCGTCAGCCAAAAAACAGCCGCCATAACCAAGAGGAGTCTAAGTCCTTTTGACATGTCTTATATTGGGCGGCATAGCGTTTTGATCTGTCATCCACCTTAGCCGCAACTTTCACTAGCCATTTTTTAGACTTGTAACTGCCACGACGATAACCGCCCCAACCTTCATGGTAATTAAGGTACTGTGCTCTCGCATCCCACTTAGATACACCATTAATTTTGTTAGTTTTATAGATAAACCAGCCCATAAAATCCATGGCGTCATCAAAGTTACTGCGGGACGACCAGCTATTGCCCGTCTCTCGCACATAATCATCCCAAGTCATGGTTTTAGCTTGGGCATACCCATAGGCATCACTGGCGCGCCCAATGGGGATAAAGCCCAAAAAGTATTCCATAGGAGGAGCGGCATTATGCTTAAAAGAGCTCTCTTGATACATCATGGCTATAGGCACATGCACTGGCACCCCCCACTTATCGCGGGCATCCTTAGCGGCCGCATACCATGAGCGGTGTTCTTGAAAAATATCGCAAATATTTTCGGGGGATTTAGGCGGGGAAGTCGCACAACCATAGAGTAATCCTAAGGATGTACTTAGCAGTATCACCGAAAGCCATTTCATTAATTGCTTGTTCTCCCTAGTATAACGACCCAAATATCATCGCATACTCCAAGCAAGTGACAAAGAGTAAATCCTGTTTTGTGAGCGAGCCCGCTATCCGATGTTGAATTCAGTGAACTACATCCTCAAGTGCAAAATCGGCCTATTTGGTTTCGGGACTTAACTCAAACTGACATTCATGGGCTTCCTGTAACCATACGCCAGGTTCCCAGTAGTTAGTATCCTTGCCCATATAGCGTTTGTCGGTGTGGAACTGAGCGCCAATGTGATACCGCTCATGACCTTGTACCTGTAATTTGAAGGTTTTGGGAATGCGAGCGCTTAACGATACCCCAAGGGTGGGATCATCAATCAACTCGGCCACGGTAAACTCATATTCACCGGGGGTTAATTGATAGTTAGGTTTTGATACCACGGGCTTACCGTCCAAATGGGTTACCACGACACGATACCAGTGGGTACTGGCATCAGGCTGTAAATAACCCGATACCGTGCCGCAACTGATATCTTCCTCGGGGGAGGACGAGCAACCACTGAGTAGCACACCCATACCCAAAAGACTGACTGCAAAACTGAGTGCTTTCATTCCTCCCCCTCGGATTGTTAGGATTTTGCGGCGAAATACTCTTCAAGGAAATCATCAAAGGAAACTGAGCTTTGCTCGGCCTCCAATTTAGCCTGTTTATCGAGTGACTGTGTCGCCTCGCGTTGGTATTCAGCCAAAGTCTCTTCGCTCAGCGGATAGCCCATAAAGTATTGATAATACTCTTTAGATAACGACATCACCCAATTACCGTGGTCCTGACCATGAGCAATAATCTGTTGCAGCACTTGAGCCGATAGCGTCTTCTCAGGATTTTCGACTGCAGCAAACCAATGCGCTAAGGTTTGCTGATAATCGTTGTTACTGTTATCCAATAATACCGCTAGTTTGCTTAAGTCTTCGAAAAGGCTCGTTAACAAGGTTTTCAGTGGTACAGTGCCAGAAGCGGTTTGTAGCTCAAGTCCGGGTTTACGCCCTTCGAGCACCACGGATTTTAAATTAGCACTGAGTCGAGTCTCTTCCGTCACATCGGTTTTAGGCGATGGAGTAAATAAACAGTAAAGCAAGAACAAGTCTAAGAAACGCACTTGATCAGCGTTAATCCCAATGGGGCTGAATGGGTTAACATCTAACGCCCGCACTTCAATATATTCCACGCCAGCTCGCGCTAGGGCTTCCGATGGTTTTTCGCCACTTCGAGTCACACGTTTCGCACGGATGGGGGAATAGAATTCGTTTTCAATTTGCAGCACATTAGCGTTGAGCTGGCGATACTCACCATCAACTTTTACCCCAATATTGGCAAAGTTAGCCGATGGCATCTTAATCGCAGCCTTCACGCCGGTTAAATACTCAGGCAGAGAGTTGTAGCTGATGTTAAGACTCTCTTGTTCTTTATTGGTATAACCTAAATCACTCATTCGAAGTGAAGTTGCATAGGGCAGGAACAATGTACCATTGCCCGTTTTTTCAAAATGAAGATCGGTCTTTTGCCCTTTGATAAACGAACTACACAGCGCTGGCGACGCCCCAAACAGATAGGGCAGCACCCAGACTAAACGGCGATAGTTACGAATAAGTCCAAAGTAAGAGTCGGAGATAAAATCATTCAGGCTTAGGCTTTTATCACTCAGTTCGTACAACTTTTGCCAGAGTTCTTGTGATACTGAAAAATTAAAATGCACCCCTGAGATAATCTGCATTAGCGCGCCATATCTATGGGTTAACCCCTTACGATACAGGGTTTTCATCATCCCCGTATTAGAACTGCCATAACGGGCAACGGGAATATTTTGCTCATCTTTAACATAGCAGGGCATGCTGACTGGCCACAGACGCTGACCATTAAGGTGACGAATACTAAAGGCATGGGTTTCATTTAGCCCTTGTAGCAACGCATCAATCTTATTATTAACTGGCGTAATAAATTCAAGCAGAGCTTCACTGTAGTCGGTTGTGATACGTGAATGCATTAACGCTGATCCCAATTCAACTGGGTGTCCATCAAGGGCCAAATAACCTGACTCATCGATACGCAGCGCTTCGCGCTCAATTCCACGTAACATACCTAAAACGGCGGTACGCCCTTGAGCGTCCGAGAAATGTTGCACTAATTCATTGAATGACTTCAATTTACGCTTCTCTGATTGGTGATTCGCTATCGCGATAGGGTTAACAGTCGCCCCTTTATTTTGAAGCATATCCAAAAGAATAGGCCTCAAAATAAATCTACAACTGCTAATGGAGCAAGCACTATATACATTATGCTAGGATAAAACGCAGACGGTGACAGCTAATGCCGTCACCGTCTTACAATCTTAATTTTTCGTCCTACACCTTGCGATTAAGGCAAAGAACATGTCTGACATCTATATAGGGTCAAAAAGCTAATTTACAATACTAAGGTTTCAACTGGATAGCCTAAATTTACTAAATCAGTCTCAATTTTTGCTTTATCCCCAACCACTAAGATGATCATACGGTCAATATCCAGCACCGAAGATGCCAACGCATTGAGTTCATCCTTAGTGATAGTATTGATGATTTTATCCTGCTGCGCGGTAAAATCTTGGCTTAATTGATATCGCTGAATGATCCGCATAAAGCCCGCTTTCTGGTAAGGAGTTTCGTAATCTAACGCCTGACCTTGGGAAATGGAATTACGCATAAAATTGAGCTCCGCATCCGTCATCCCCTGCTGCTGATATTGCTTAATTTCCTTAATCAACTCGGCCAACGCTTTTGCGGTAACATCGGTTCTGACATCGCTCGATGCAGAAAAATCTCCAAGCTCTGCGCCCCCCGAAAATGAAGTGCGCGCACCATAGGTATAACCCTTGTCCTCGCGCAGGTTAAGATTTATTCGACTGTTGAACGCGCCACCTAAGGGATAGTTCATTAGGGTAGATTTAAAGT
This genomic window contains:
- the gshA gene encoding glutamate--cysteine ligase translates to MLQNKGATVNPIAIANHQSEKRKLKSFNELVQHFSDAQGRTAVLGMLRGIEREALRIDESGYLALDGHPVELGSALMHSRITTDYSEALLEFITPVNNKIDALLQGLNETHAFSIRHLNGQRLWPVSMPCYVKDEQNIPVARYGSSNTGMMKTLYRKGLTHRYGALMQIISGVHFNFSVSQELWQKLYELSDKSLSLNDFISDSYFGLIRNYRRLVWVLPYLFGASPALCSSFIKGQKTDLHFEKTGNGTLFLPYATSLRMSDLGYTNKEQESLNISYNSLPEYLTGVKAAIKMPSANFANIGVKVDGEYRQLNANVLQIENEFYSPIRAKRVTRSGEKPSEALARAGVEYIEVRALDVNPFSPIGINADQVRFLDLFLLYCLFTPSPKTDVTEETRLSANLKSVVLEGRKPGLELQTASGTVPLKTLLTSLFEDLSKLAVLLDNSNNDYQQTLAHWFAAVENPEKTLSAQVLQQIIAHGQDHGNWVMSLSKEYYQYFMGYPLSEETLAEYQREATQSLDKQAKLEAEQSSVSFDDFLEEYFAAKS